One genomic segment of Ancylobacter sp. IITR112 includes these proteins:
- a CDS encoding tetratricopeptide repeat protein: MTSRRLSLRPGAAILATLTALGTALPAHADAPPADFIARSSPAGNYLAARLAISERDTAAAAAYYRELARLFPRQRDLQERAFLTLLAEGSIDEAVELAQRLVRIDPEHTLARLVLGVKAIKAKQYVTARSNLRRSGQGAIAELNATLLSAWSQFGSGDARAGVKTIDALQGPEWYDGFKDFHAGLMLDAAGIKKEAGQRLDAALKRDPRTLRVVDAYARWASRNAGKAEAIATYEAFDKLVPGDPLVARAVATLKAGKTLPPLVTTPVAGAAEVLYGLGAALGRQGGEDLALVYLQLGRWLDPSQPLMAITLADLFETMKRHEDAIALFAAVPDSSPFKTNAEVQRALNLDAIGKHDEALAVLKQVVAADVKDQRSIMALGDVLRANEKFAEAAEVYTTAIDQLGTPQAKDWVLFYFRGTCYERTKQWDKSEADLKKALALSPDQPHVLNYLGYSWIDQGINLEAGTDMIRKAVQLRPDDGFFIDSLGWAYYRTGHYDDAVRELERAVELKPNEAVINDHLGDAYWKVDRKLEARFKWNHARDLKPEPDELVDIERKIAVGLDEAERVKAGKATIQKTEAAPAPEPQKAAVDKTQDTDKPGNGG; this comes from the coding sequence TTGACGTCTCGACGTTTGTCGCTGCGGCCGGGAGCGGCCATTCTCGCCACGCTCACGGCGCTGGGTACCGCCCTGCCCGCGCATGCCGACGCCCCTCCCGCCGATTTCATCGCCCGCTCGTCGCCCGCCGGCAATTATCTCGCCGCCCGCCTTGCCATCAGCGAACGCGACACCGCCGCCGCCGCCGCCTATTATCGCGAGCTGGCCCGCCTGTTCCCGCGCCAGCGCGACCTGCAGGAGCGCGCCTTCCTCACCCTGCTGGCGGAAGGCTCGATCGACGAGGCGGTGGAACTCGCGCAGCGGCTGGTGCGCATCGACCCGGAGCACACGCTGGCGCGGCTGGTGCTCGGCGTGAAGGCCATCAAGGCCAAGCAATATGTCACCGCCCGCAGCAATCTGCGCCGCTCCGGCCAGGGCGCCATCGCCGAGCTGAACGCCACCCTGCTCAGCGCCTGGAGCCAGTTCGGCTCGGGCGACGCGCGCGCCGGGGTGAAGACGATCGACGCGCTGCAGGGGCCGGAATGGTATGATGGGTTCAAGGATTTTCACGCCGGCCTGATGCTCGACGCCGCCGGCATCAAGAAAGAGGCCGGCCAGCGTCTCGACGCCGCGCTCAAGCGCGACCCGCGGACGCTGCGTGTGGTCGACGCCTATGCGCGCTGGGCCTCCCGCAATGCCGGCAAGGCGGAAGCCATCGCCACCTATGAGGCGTTCGACAAGCTGGTGCCGGGCGACCCGCTGGTGGCTCGCGCCGTGGCGACGCTGAAGGCCGGCAAGACGCTGCCGCCGCTGGTGACCACCCCTGTCGCCGGCGCGGCCGAGGTGCTGTACGGTCTCGGCGCCGCGCTCGGCCGGCAGGGTGGCGAGGATCTCGCCCTCGTCTATTTGCAGCTCGGCCGCTGGCTCGATCCGTCCCAGCCGCTGATGGCGATCACCCTCGCTGATCTGTTCGAGACGATGAAGCGTCACGAGGACGCCATCGCCCTGTTCGCCGCCGTGCCGGATTCGTCCCCCTTCAAGACCAATGCCGAGGTGCAGCGCGCGCTCAACCTCGACGCCATCGGCAAGCATGACGAAGCGCTCGCCGTACTGAAGCAGGTGGTGGCGGCGGATGTGAAGGACCAGCGCTCGATCATGGCGCTGGGCGACGTGCTGCGCGCCAACGAGAAATTCGCCGAGGCGGCGGAGGTCTACACCACCGCCATCGACCAGCTCGGCACGCCGCAGGCCAAGGACTGGGTGCTCTTTTATTTCCGCGGCACCTGCTATGAGCGCACAAAGCAGTGGGACAAGTCCGAGGCCGACCTGAAGAAGGCGCTGGCGCTCAGCCCCGACCAGCCGCATGTGCTGAACTATCTCGGCTATAGCTGGATCGACCAGGGCATCAACCTGGAAGCCGGCACCGACATGATCCGCAAGGCGGTGCAACTGCGCCCGGATGACGGCTTCTTCATCGACAGCCTGGGCTGGGCCTATTACCGCACCGGCCATTACGACGACGCCGTGCGCGAGCTCGAACGCGCGGTGGAGCTGAAGCCGAACGAGGCGGTCATCAACGACCATCTCGGCGATGCCTATTGGAAGGTCGACCGCAAGCTCGAAGCCCGCTTCAAGTGGAACCATGCCCGCGACCTGAAGCCGGAGCCGGACGAGCTGGTGGATATTGAGCGCAAGATCGCGGTGGGCCTCGACGAAGCCGAGCGCGTCAAGGCCGGCAAGGCGACAATCCAGAAGACCGAGGCCGCCCCGGCCCCCGAGCCGCAGAAGGCGGCGGTGGACAAGACCCAGGACACCGACAAGCCGGGCAATGGCGGCTGA
- a CDS encoding phage holin family protein: MLRLLLAIFGAEIRLTVRRAARTALLCAIGGLLVASSAVFFMIAAFIALAERYDALTAALVIGGAMLLLGLIFLLVALMRRRRRPVGLGGYGAYGVPPVAPVVPPAAPTATSAGMPPASVKTVLGIAAGAAVIGLILGRRI; the protein is encoded by the coding sequence ATGCTTCGCCTGCTGCTGGCGATCTTCGGGGCGGAAATCCGCCTCACCGTGCGCAGGGCCGCCCGAACGGCCCTGCTCTGCGCGATTGGCGGGCTGCTGGTCGCGTCCTCGGCGGTGTTCTTCATGATCGCCGCCTTCATCGCGCTGGCGGAACGCTATGACGCGCTGACCGCCGCGTTGGTGATTGGCGGCGCTATGCTGCTGCTCGGCCTGATCTTCCTGCTCGTCGCGCTGATGCGCCGCCGCAGGCGGCCCGTCGGCCTCGGCGGCTATGGTGCCTATGGCGTTCCGCCGGTGGCGCCCGTCGTTCCCCCCGCAGCCCCGACCGCCACGTCCGCCGGCATGCCTCCCGCGAGCGTGAAGACCGTGCTCGGAATTGCGGCCGGCGCGGCGGTGATCGGCCTTATTCTTGGCCGACGCATCTGA
- the trmB gene encoding tRNA (guanosine(46)-N7)-methyltransferase TrmB — MTADDETRQPGDSVRANAFYGRRKGKKLRTAQAAHLADDLPRLSIALEDVGAGPLDALFPHPVRSVRLEIGFGGGEHLVSEAARHPDIGYIGAEAFLNGIAKATALVSARGLANVRLYGDDVIPLLDRLPDGALERIDLLYPDPWPKRRHWKRRFVQADNIDRFARLLVPGGHFRFATDIEHYAAWTLRQFLADSRFEWTAERADDWRRAWEGWPGTRYEAKALREGRQPGYYEFRRR; from the coding sequence ATGACCGCCGACGACGAGACCCGCCAGCCCGGCGATAGCGTGCGCGCCAATGCCTTTTACGGCCGGCGCAAGGGCAAGAAGCTGCGCACGGCACAGGCCGCCCATCTCGCCGACGACCTGCCGCGTCTTTCCATCGCGCTGGAGGATGTCGGCGCCGGACCGCTCGACGCCCTGTTCCCGCATCCCGTGCGGTCGGTGCGGCTGGAAATCGGCTTTGGCGGCGGCGAGCATCTGGTGTCGGAGGCGGCGCGCCATCCCGATATCGGCTATATCGGCGCCGAGGCGTTTCTCAACGGCATTGCCAAGGCGACGGCGCTGGTGAGCGCGCGCGGCCTCGCCAATGTGCGGCTCTATGGCGACGACGTGATCCCGCTGCTTGACCGCCTGCCCGACGGCGCGCTGGAGCGCATCGACCTGCTCTACCCCGACCCCTGGCCCAAGCGCCGGCACTGGAAGCGGCGCTTCGTGCAGGCGGATAATATCGACCGCTTCGCCCGGCTGCTCGTCCCCGGCGGGCATTTCCGCTTTGCCACCGACATCGAGCATTATGCGGCCTGGACGCTGCGCCAGTTCCTTGCCGACTCCCGCTTCGAATGGACCGCCGAGCGCGCCGATGACTGGCGCCGCGCCTGGGAGGGCTGGCCCGGCACGCGCTATGAGGCCAAGGCGCTGCGCGAGGGACGCCAGCCGGGATACTACGAGTTCCGCCGCCGCTGA
- the metK gene encoding methionine adenosyltransferase — protein sequence MSRQAYLFTSESVSEGHPDKVCDRISDEIVDAFFKHGPEFGWDPSHLRVAAETLATTNRVVIAGETRGPAQLTRDFLSHIARLAIKDIGYEQDGFHWENAAIDVHLHAQSVDIAQGVDSAGNKDEGAGDQGIMFGYACRETPELMPAPIYYAHRILKLLAEARHSGESTVLGPDAKSQVTVRYEGGKPVEVTQIVLSTQHLDADLSSHDVQSIVEPYIRQALPEGWITPATVWHVNPTGKFVIGGPDGDCGLTGRKIIVDTYGGAAPHGGGAFSGKDPTKVDRSAAYAARYLAKNVVAADLADRCTIQLAYAIGVSDPLAVYVDLYGTGRVEEAKLETALREVMNLRPRGIREHLGLNKPIYARTSAYGHFGRAPDADGGFSWERTDLVEALKAAVG from the coding sequence GTGTCCCGCCAAGCCTATCTCTTCACCAGCGAATCCGTTTCCGAAGGCCATCCGGACAAGGTGTGCGACCGCATCTCCGACGAGATCGTCGACGCCTTCTTCAAGCACGGCCCGGAATTCGGCTGGGACCCGAGCCATCTGCGCGTCGCCGCCGAGACCCTCGCCACCACCAACCGCGTGGTCATCGCCGGCGAGACGCGCGGCCCGGCGCAATTGACCCGGGATTTCCTCAGCCACATCGCCCGCCTCGCCATCAAGGATATCGGCTACGAGCAGGACGGCTTCCACTGGGAAAACGCGGCGATCGACGTGCATCTGCACGCGCAGTCCGTCGACATCGCCCAGGGCGTCGATTCCGCCGGCAACAAGGATGAAGGCGCGGGCGACCAGGGCATCATGTTCGGCTATGCCTGCCGCGAGACGCCCGAGCTGATGCCGGCGCCGATCTATTACGCGCACAGGATCCTCAAGCTGCTCGCCGAGGCCCGTCATTCCGGTGAGAGCACCGTGCTCGGCCCCGATGCCAAGAGCCAGGTGACGGTGCGCTATGAGGGTGGCAAGCCGGTCGAGGTCACGCAGATCGTGCTCTCGACCCAGCATCTCGACGCCGACCTGTCCTCGCATGACGTGCAGAGCATCGTCGAGCCCTATATCCGCCAGGCGCTGCCGGAGGGCTGGATCACCCCGGCGACCGTGTGGCACGTCAACCCGACCGGCAAGTTCGTCATTGGCGGGCCGGACGGCGATTGCGGGCTGACCGGCCGCAAGATCATCGTCGACACCTATGGCGGCGCGGCCCCGCATGGCGGCGGTGCCTTCTCCGGCAAGGATCCGACCAAGGTCGACCGTTCGGCCGCCTATGCCGCGCGCTACCTCGCCAAGAACGTCGTGGCCGCCGATCTCGCCGACCGCTGCACCATCCAGCTCGCCTATGCGATCGGCGTGTCCGATCCGCTGGCGGTCTATGTCGATCTCTACGGCACCGGCCGGGTCGAGGAAGCCAAGCTGGAAACCGCGCTGCGCGAGGTGATGAATCTGCGCCCGCGCGGCATTCGCGAACATCTCGGCCTCAACAAGCCGATCTATGCTCGCACCTCCGCCTATGGCCATTTCGGCCGCGCCCCGGACGCCGATGGCGGCTTCTCCTGGGAGCGGACCGATCTCGTCGAGGCGCTGAAGGCCGCCGTCGGCTGA
- a CDS encoding helix-turn-helix domain-containing protein, with amino-acid sequence MTKKSPNPVDKHVGSRVRMRRMMVGMSQEKLGESLGITFQQIQKYEKGTNRIGASRLQNISQVLSVPVAFFFEGAPSMSGEAGGFAEDASPAYVSDFLASSEGLALTRAFLKIADAKVRRRIVDLVEALAEPTPAT; translated from the coding sequence ATGACCAAGAAATCACCCAATCCCGTCGACAAGCATGTCGGCAGCCGGGTCCGAATGCGCCGCATGATGGTCGGGATGAGCCAGGAAAAGCTCGGCGAGAGCCTTGGCATCACCTTCCAGCAGATCCAGAAATACGAGAAGGGCACCAACCGTATCGGCGCCAGCCGCCTGCAGAATATCTCGCAGGTGCTCTCCGTGCCGGTGGCGTTCTTCTTCGAGGGCGCGCCCTCGATGAGCGGCGAGGCCGGCGGCTTCGCCGAGGACGCCTCGCCCGCCTATGTCTCGGATTTCCTCGCCTCGTCGGAAGGTCTCGCCCTCACCCGCGCCTTCCTCAAGATCGCCGATGCCAAGGTCCGGCGCCGGATTGTCGATCTCGTCGAAGCGCTGGCGGAGCCCACGCCGGCGACCTGA
- the lnt gene encoding apolipoprotein N-acyltransferase gives MLTPARLQAAPARWRALAALVAGGLSALAMPPFGLWPVLALTLPVLVFLLDATAALPLRPALRASFLAGWLFGLGYFVAGLWWIGEAFLVQADTFLWLMPFAVLGLPAYLALYTGLGCVLARLLWTPGPGRILAFAAALTLAEIARGALLTGFPWNDFGYGLATDLRFAQIASVVGLVGLCLLTLACLASPAALFSAQGTSRARQLPLALAVALLAALWAGGQWRLATTEIGTVPGVRLRLMQPDLPQDQKFRYDARRTVMDLYLATSESQGGLTGVTHLFWPESAFPFFLEREPEALARIVAMLPHGTTLITGAARYQAVPGRERPDVFNSVRVIDSNGTIRGYADKVHLVPFGEYLPFQETLEALGLEALTRVRGGFAAAQERRLLAIPGLPDSVPLICYEAIFPDEVMPASGSGGGERPGFLLNLSNDAWFGLTPGPYQHFEQSRLRAIEQGLPLVRVTNNGISAVVDPLGRIRALLPLGVRGVIDDSLPQALSATPYATHGRVISWLLLFGCFCGALMLRLRTLHA, from the coding sequence ATGCTGACCCCGGCTCGTCTGCAAGCGGCGCCGGCCCGCTGGCGCGCGCTGGCCGCGCTGGTCGCCGGCGGTCTGTCCGCCCTCGCCATGCCGCCCTTCGGGCTGTGGCCGGTGCTGGCGCTGACCCTGCCGGTGCTGGTGTTCCTGCTCGACGCCACCGCAGCCCTGCCCCTGCGCCCGGCGCTGCGGGCGAGCTTCCTCGCCGGGTGGCTGTTCGGCCTCGGCTATTTCGTCGCCGGGCTGTGGTGGATAGGCGAGGCCTTTCTTGTTCAGGCCGATACCTTCCTGTGGCTGATGCCCTTCGCGGTGCTGGGGCTGCCGGCCTATCTCGCGCTTTATACCGGGCTTGGCTGCGTGCTGGCGCGCCTGCTGTGGACGCCGGGGCCGGGGCGCATTCTCGCCTTCGCCGCCGCCCTGACCCTGGCGGAGATCGCGCGCGGCGCTTTGCTCACCGGCTTTCCCTGGAACGATTTCGGCTATGGCCTGGCGACCGATCTGCGCTTTGCGCAGATCGCGTCCGTCGTCGGGCTGGTCGGGCTCTGCCTGCTGACGCTTGCCTGCCTCGCCAGCCCGGCGGCCCTGTTCTCCGCGCAGGGGACATCCCGCGCCCGCCAATTGCCGCTCGCCCTCGCCGTGGCGCTGCTGGCGGCGCTGTGGGCCGGCGGCCAGTGGCGGCTCGCCACCACCGAAATCGGCACCGTGCCCGGCGTGCGGCTGCGGCTGATGCAGCCGGACCTGCCGCAGGACCAGAAATTCCGCTACGACGCCCGCCGCACGGTTATGGACCTGTACCTCGCCACCAGCGAAAGCCAGGGCGGACTCACCGGCGTCACCCATCTGTTCTGGCCGGAATCGGCCTTTCCCTTCTTCCTCGAGCGCGAGCCGGAAGCGCTGGCGCGCATCGTCGCGATGCTGCCGCATGGCACGACGCTGATCACTGGCGCGGCGCGTTACCAGGCGGTGCCCGGCCGCGAACGCCCGGACGTGTTCAACAGCGTGAGGGTGATCGATTCCAACGGGACGATTCGCGGCTATGCCGACAAGGTGCACCTCGTTCCGTTTGGCGAATATCTGCCGTTTCAGGAAACGCTGGAAGCGCTGGGCCTGGAGGCGCTGACCCGCGTGCGCGGGGGCTTCGCCGCGGCGCAGGAGCGCCGGCTGCTCGCCATTCCCGGCCTGCCCGATTCGGTGCCACTGATCTGCTATGAGGCGATCTTTCCCGATGAGGTGATGCCCGCGTCAGGGTCCGGCGGCGGCGAGCGGCCGGGCTTTCTGCTCAACCTGTCCAATGACGCCTGGTTCGGCCTGACCCCCGGCCCCTACCAGCATTTCGAACAGTCGCGCCTCAGGGCGATCGAACAGGGGCTGCCGCTGGTGCGGGTGACCAATAACGGTATTTCCGCCGTGGTGGATCCGCTGGGACGGATCCGCGCGCTTCTACCCCTGGGTGTGCGGGGAGTCATCGACGACAGCCTCCCGCAAGCCTTGTCGGCTACCCCTTATGCCACCCATGGCAGAGTGATATCGTGGTTGCTGCTTTTCGGCTGCTTCTGCGGGGCGCTCATGCTGCGCCTGCGAACGTTACACGCCTAG
- a CDS encoding hemolysin family protein, whose product MSDPLPSSSSASPGSEGPSSGAVGNGASSGNATSVGQRSRAGGGSSEPRAGFLGRLRHLIGGRRSTGSLRADLAGILAAAGGEPGTDLTATERTMLKSILELRELRIGDLMVPRADIVAVQKDISLGELLAVFAEAGHSRLVVYDDTLDDPVGMVHIRDLVTYLTQRAMTPRAAASRGEAARGAREGAAEAPDSAGKAPRPAFNLKAIDLSNSLSGAKLIRRLLFVPPSMPSIELLASMQASRIHLALVIDEYGGTDGIVSMEDLVEEIVGDIEDEHDEDETPTIARQADGSFIADARASLEDVADMVDPAFALGEEAEEVDTLGGLLVTLAGRVPVRGEIVSGPGDFEIEVLDADPRRVKRLRLSSSRGEAGADARPAGSDATATKARALPPPAQQTGESMRHDTTRGTDAA is encoded by the coding sequence ATGTCCGATCCTCTTCCGAGTTCGTCCTCCGCTTCCCCCGGCAGCGAGGGCCCAAGTAGCGGCGCCGTGGGCAACGGCGCGTCCAGCGGCAACGCCACCAGCGTCGGCCAGCGAAGCAGGGCCGGCGGAGGCTCCAGCGAGCCTCGCGCCGGCTTCCTTGGCCGTCTGCGCCACCTCATCGGCGGCCGGCGCTCCACCGGCTCGCTGCGCGCCGACCTCGCCGGCATCCTGGCGGCGGCGGGCGGCGAACCCGGTACCGACCTGACCGCCACCGAGCGGACGATGCTCAAGAGCATCCTCGAACTGCGCGAATTGCGGATCGGCGACCTCATGGTGCCGCGCGCGGACATTGTCGCCGTGCAAAAGGATATTTCGCTCGGCGAGCTGCTCGCCGTCTTCGCCGAGGCCGGCCATTCGCGTCTGGTCGTCTATGACGACACGCTCGACGATCCCGTCGGCATGGTCCATATCCGCGATCTCGTGACCTATCTGACCCAGCGCGCCATGACTCCGCGTGCCGCCGCCTCCCGCGGCGAGGCGGCGCGCGGCGCGCGCGAGGGCGCGGCGGAGGCGCCGGACAGCGCAGGCAAGGCCCCGCGCCCGGCGTTCAACCTCAAGGCCATCGACCTCTCCAATTCGCTCAGCGGCGCCAAGCTGATCCGCCGCCTGCTGTTCGTGCCGCCCTCCATGCCGTCGATCGAACTGCTCGCCAGCATGCAGGCGAGCCGCATCCATCTCGCCCTCGTCATCGACGAATATGGCGGGACCGACGGCATCGTCTCGATGGAAGACCTGGTCGAGGAGATCGTCGGCGACATCGAGGACGAGCACGACGAGGACGAGACACCGACCATCGCCCGCCAGGCCGATGGCAGCTTCATCGCCGATGCCCGCGCCAGCCTCGAAGACGTGGCTGACATGGTCGACCCCGCCTTCGCCCTCGGCGAGGAAGCGGAGGAAGTCGACACGCTCGGCGGCCTGCTCGTCACCCTGGCCGGCCGGGTGCCGGTGCGCGGCGAGATCGTCTCCGGCCCGGGCGATTTCGAGATCGAGGTTCTCGATGCCGATCCCCGCCGGGTGAAGCGCCTGCGCCTCTCGTCAAGCCGGGGCGAGGCCGGGGCCGACGCCCGCCCGGCCGGGAGCGACGCCACCGCCACCAAGGCGCGCGCGCTGCCGCCGCCGGCCCAGCAGACAGGCGAGAGCATGCGCCACGACACGACCCGCGGCACCGATGCGGCGTGA
- the ybeY gene encoding rRNA maturation RNase YbeY has protein sequence MNDAGDSTAPLVEVDVLMDAGPWATLAEAEALVVRAVNAACAGALTEYEIDLAGAEMAVKLTDDATIRALNRDWRGKDYATNVLSFPTPEVARAGGDPHLGDVAIAYETLAREAEAEGKPLADHLAHLVVHGTLHLLGYDHEGADEAEEMEAMERRVLATLAIADPYAETEPVHP, from the coding sequence ATGAACGACGCGGGGGACAGTACGGCGCCGCTGGTCGAGGTCGACGTGCTCATGGATGCCGGCCCCTGGGCGACGCTGGCCGAAGCCGAGGCGCTGGTGGTGCGGGCGGTGAACGCCGCCTGCGCCGGCGCCCTGACCGAATATGAGATCGACCTCGCCGGCGCCGAGATGGCGGTAAAGCTGACCGACGACGCCACCATCCGCGCCCTCAACCGCGATTGGCGGGGCAAGGATTACGCCACCAACGTTCTCTCTTTTCCCACGCCCGAGGTGGCACGGGCGGGCGGCGATCCCCATCTCGGCGATGTTGCGATCGCCTATGAGACGCTGGCGCGCGAAGCGGAGGCCGAGGGCAAGCCGCTCGCCGACCATCTCGCGCATCTCGTCGTCCATGGTACGCTGCATCTGCTCGGCTATGATCACGAGGGTGCGGACGAGGCCGAGGAGATGGAGGCGATGGAGCGCCGTGTGCTCGCGACACTCGCCATCGCCGATCCCTATGCCGAGACCGAACCCGTTCACCCCTGA
- a CDS encoding PhoH family protein has translation MPAAPRWIGPTEDDSAGQIVLAFDDNRIASQLFGHYGQNLALIERRLEIVAEQRGNHVTLEGPREACEQARHVLETLYARLKKGGELQPGDVEGVLREAAAQGQLFEFDPATKKQSFDEIQLRRRPVRARTAAQDAYIRALKRQTLVFGVGPAGTGKTWLAVAYAVHLLERRVVDRLILSRPAVEAGERLGFLPGDMKEKVDPYLRPIYDALHDLMDRAFVERAMMSGEIEIAPLAFMRGRTLANACVILDEAQNTTSMQMKMFLTRLGENSHMIITGDPSQIDLPPGQTSGLAEAVGLLGEVEGVEVCHFNAADVVRHELVGRIVAAYDRKDSAARAPAPAPAGIARS, from the coding sequence CTGCCGGCGGCGCCGCGCTGGATCGGCCCGACGGAGGACGATTCCGCCGGTCAGATCGTGCTCGCCTTTGACGATAACCGCATCGCCAGCCAGCTTTTCGGCCATTACGGGCAGAATCTCGCGCTGATCGAACGGCGGCTGGAAATCGTCGCCGAGCAGCGCGGCAACCATGTCACGCTGGAAGGCCCGCGCGAGGCGTGCGAGCAGGCGCGCCATGTGCTGGAAACGCTCTATGCCCGGCTGAAGAAGGGCGGCGAATTGCAGCCCGGCGATGTCGAGGGCGTGCTGCGCGAAGCCGCCGCGCAGGGCCAGCTTTTCGAGTTCGACCCCGCCACCAAGAAGCAGAGCTTCGACGAAATCCAGCTCCGCCGCCGCCCGGTGCGCGCCCGCACCGCCGCGCAGGACGCCTATATCCGCGCGCTCAAGCGCCAGACGCTGGTGTTCGGCGTCGGTCCCGCCGGCACCGGCAAGACCTGGCTGGCAGTCGCCTATGCCGTGCACCTGCTGGAGCGCCGCGTGGTCGACCGGCTGATCCTCTCCCGCCCGGCGGTGGAGGCGGGCGAGCGGCTCGGCTTCCTGCCCGGCGACATGAAGGAGAAGGTCGATCCCTATCTGCGCCCGATCTATGACGCGCTGCACGATCTGATGGACCGCGCCTTCGTCGAGCGGGCGATGATGTCGGGCGAGATCGAGATCGCTCCGCTCGCCTTCATGCGCGGGCGCACGCTGGCCAATGCCTGCGTCATCCTCGACGAGGCGCAGAACACCACCTCCATGCAGATGAAGATGTTCCTCACCCGCCTGGGCGAGAACTCGCACATGATCATCACCGGCGACCCCAGCCAGATCGACCTGCCGCCGGGCCAGACCTCCGGCCTTGCCGAGGCGGTTGGGCTGCTGGGCGAGGTCGAGGGCGTCGAAGTATGCCATTTCAACGCCGCCGACGTGGTGCGCCACGAACTCGTCGGCCGCATCGTCGCCGCCTATGACCGCAAGGATTCGGCGGCGCGGGCGCCCGCCCCGGCGCCGGCGGGGATCGCGCGCTCATGA
- the miaB gene encoding tRNA (N6-isopentenyl adenosine(37)-C2)-methylthiotransferase MiaB gives MSDTRKLYVRSFGCQMNVYDAQRMTDTLAKEGYVETDSPDDADLVILNTCHIREKAAEKVYSELGRLKKAQEEAGRRQMVAVAGCVAQAEGGEILKRARGVDLVVGPQSYHKLPELLADAQRRGHNRRAGIVETEFPVEDKFDFLPPPTKAAIAKRGPAAFVTVQEGCDKFCTFCVVPYTRGAEVSRPLPKILDEVIRLAEAGVREVTLIGQNVNAYHGADAAGRTANLPELVRRIAEVPGIARVRYTTSHPRDMDDELIAAHREIPALMPYLHLPVQSGSNRVLAAMNRKHDRELFFDIVARVRAARPDIAFSSDFIVGFPGETEADFMETMDLVERVGFASAFSFKYSPRPGTPAAGMGEQVPEAAKSERIHALQALLDRQKAAFDAACRGRRFDILLEKPGRFPGQLIGRSPYLQSVVVEAPPEAIGTLAQVEVREVSTKSLSGDICGGEFFTERPARESRFIGQSEKLEA, from the coding sequence ATGAGTGATACGCGCAAGCTCTACGTCCGCTCCTTCGGCTGCCAGATGAACGTCTATGACGCCCAGCGCATGACGGACACGCTGGCCAAAGAGGGTTATGTCGAAACCGACAGCCCGGACGATGCCGATCTCGTCATCCTCAACACCTGCCATATCCGCGAGAAGGCGGCCGAGAAGGTCTATTCCGAACTCGGCCGGCTGAAGAAGGCGCAGGAAGAGGCTGGCCGCCGGCAGATGGTGGCGGTCGCCGGCTGCGTCGCGCAGGCGGAAGGCGGGGAAATCCTCAAGCGCGCCCGGGGCGTCGACCTCGTCGTCGGTCCGCAAAGCTACCATAAGCTGCCCGAACTGCTGGCCGACGCGCAGCGGCGCGGCCATAACCGGCGCGCCGGCATTGTCGAAACCGAATTCCCGGTCGAGGACAAGTTCGACTTCCTGCCCCCGCCGACCAAGGCGGCGATCGCCAAGCGCGGCCCCGCCGCTTTTGTGACCGTGCAGGAAGGCTGCGACAAATTCTGCACCTTCTGCGTCGTGCCCTATACGCGCGGGGCGGAAGTCTCGCGCCCGCTCCCCAAAATTCTCGACGAGGTGATCCGCCTCGCCGAGGCCGGGGTGCGCGAGGTGACGCTGATCGGCCAGAACGTCAACGCCTATCACGGCGCCGACGCCGCCGGCCGCACGGCGAACCTGCCCGAGCTGGTGCGCCGCATCGCCGAGGTGCCGGGCATCGCCCGCGTGCGCTACACCACCAGCCACCCGCGCGACATGGATGACGAGCTGATCGCCGCCCATCGCGAAATTCCTGCGCTGATGCCCTATCTGCACCTTCCCGTTCAGTCCGGCTCCAACCGGGTGCTGGCGGCGATGAACCGCAAGCACGACCGCGAACTGTTTTTCGACATCGTCGCCCGCGTGCGCGCGGCGCGGCCGGACATCGCCTTCTCCTCGGATTTCATCGTCGGCTTCCCCGGCGAGACCGAGGCCGATTTCATGGAGACGATGGATCTGGTGGAGCGCGTCGGCTTCGCCTCGGCCTTCTCGTTCAAATATTCCCCGCGCCCCGGCACGCCGGCGGCGGGCATGGGCGAACAGGTGCCGGAGGCAGCGAAATCCGAGCGCATCCATGCGCTTCAGGCGCTGCTCGACCGGCAGAAGGCAGCGTTCGATGCCGCCTGCCGGGGACGGCGCTTCGACATATTGCTGGAAAAGCCCGGCCGCTTCCCCGGCCAGCTCATCGGCCGCTCGCCCTATCTGCAGTCCGTCGTGGTCGAGGCTCCCCCGGAGGCCATCGGCACGCTGGCGCAGGTCGAGGTGCGCGAGGTCAGCACCAAGAGTCTTTCGGGCGACATATGCGGCGGCGAATTTTTCACTGAACGGCCGGCGCGCGAATCGCGTTTCATCGGGCAGAGCGAAAAGCTGGAGGCGTAG